A region of the Candidatus Methylomirabilis oxygeniifera genome:
CGGATGGTGGCTTGTGAAAAGCCCGTCCGGCGGCTATCAGAGAGGATGGAGCTGGGTAAGGAGCGGCTTGACCATCGGCCTGATCGCGACGGCTGCCTGGCCGATCTCCGCCCTGACCGGACGGGAGTACGGTCTCTCGGTCACTGAACCGATTCGAACCATCTCGGGATTCCTGTTTACGGGTGAGACCGACCGGCTTACCTGGGGAAGTTTTATGTGGGTCGGGCTCATCGCGGGCGCTCACGTGGCGGCGCGGTCGCATGGAGAGTTTGCCTGGCGTGCTCCCGGTGCGCAACGTCTGCTTCAGGCGCTCGGGGGTGGTCTGCTGATGGGTATGGGTGCGGGGATTGCGGGTGGCTGTAACATCGGTCACGCACTGACCGGTGTTCCGCTCTTCGGGTTGAGCAGCATGACGGCGACCCTCAGTATTATGGTGGGTGTCTGGGCTGGAGTCTACCTATTGTTCGGTAGTGTGGCATTTGAACGCGGAGCGCGAAGCGTCCAGCGGGCGTAGCGTCTCCCGATCGGAGAGTCGATCGGAGAATGGTGGAGAAGGCGATGGCGAAGTACTCACTTGATGTGACCGGAGAGATCTGTCCGTATCCGTTGATGTTGACCAAGCAGAAGATGGGGGCGCTCGCGTCCGGCGATCAGTTGGCAGTGATGGTCGATTACGCAAAATCAGTCGAAGACATTCCCCGGTGGGCCAAAGAAGAGGGGTACTCGGTTCTTGCCGTCTTGGAAGTGGGGAGAACGCAGTGGGAAATCGTTCTGGAAAAGGCATAAGCATTCGTGGAGGAGGTCAGCATGATGAGTGGGGCGCCTGAGCAGACGGTTGAGTCCCTCGATCTGAAGGGCGAGGTGTGCCCCTACACGTTTGTGAAGACCAAATTGGCCTTGGAGGAGCTACAGAGTGGTCAGGTGCTGAGGGTGATTGTGGACAACCCCGGCTCTGCGGCAAACGTTCCCAGGAGCCTACACAGTGAAGGGCATGTGGTTGTCGATGTAACGCAACTGAATGACACCGACTGGGCGATTACAGTGAAAAAGGCCTGACCTGCCTGGGTAGAGTGGGCCGGGGACGAGACAGCCGACCTGCCCGTGCGGTGCACGCAGGCAGGTAAAGAGGACATGGATGAAATCAGAAGATATTCTTGATGCAATCGGGAACACACCGTTGGTGGAGCTGCCGCGGATGAGTCCCAAGAAAGGGGTTCGGATCTTTGCCAAACTGGAGGGGACCAACCCGACCGGCAGCCTGAAGGATCGAATCGTAAAATACATGATCGAGCAGGCCGAGCGGAGCGGCGAGCTGACGAAGGACAAGACGATCCTGGAGCCGACAAGCGGCAACACCGGTATCGCCTTGGCCATGATCGGACGGAGGAAGGGGTATAAGGTCAAGGTGGTGATTCCGGAAAACGCCACCCCGGAGCGACGCCAGCTTCTGGAGATCTTCGGCGCCGAGTTGATCTATTCTGATGGGACAAAAGGCAGTAACGGCGCCATTGAGTTAGCTCAAAAGCTGGTGACGGAGGATCCGACCCTCTATATGCCCTTTCAGTACGGCAATCCGGCCAACCCGATGGCTCACTACGAAACAACCGGAAAGGAGATCCTGAACGATCTCCCGGAGGTCGATGTCTTTGTGGCCGGCCTTGGGACCGGCGGAACGCTGATGGGCGTCGGTCGACGACTGAAAGAACATGACCCCAAAACCAAGGTGATTGCGGTAGAGCCCAATCCGGGCGATCTGGTGCAGGGACTTCGGAGTCTGGATGAGGGTTTTATCCCCCCGATTCTCGACACGAGCCTCCTGGACGGCAAGATCATGGTTGATTCCCGCTGCGCGTTTGCCGCTACCAGAGATCTGACCAACAAGGAAGGGATCTTTGCGGGCGTCTCCTCCGGCGCTGTTGTGCATGTGGCGATCAGGACGGCACACCGTATGGAGAAGGGCAACATCGTAGTGATCCTGTGCGATACCGGATGGAAGTATATCAGTCTGGGTGTCTGGCACAAGGAGTTTCCGGAGTTGGGCGAGAACATGTACAGTCATCTCTGGTGGTGAGATGGTCCTCACCGAACGGGAGCTGAACGAGATCTTTGCGCACGCCGAAGAGGCGTTTCCCGAGGAGGCCTGTGGTATCGTGATAGGCAAACCGGGCGATCCGAATACGAACCTTGTTCGCAGATGCGGAAATCTGGCGAATCAGTATCACCTGGACGATCCGACTCGGAATCCGAGAGATGCAAAGACCGCCTACATCATGGACCCGAAGGACCTGCTGCGGGTTCAAAGCGAAGCGGATGCGAAGGGCTTCGAGTTCGTTGTGCTCTATCATTCACACCCGGATCATGAGGCCTACTTCTCCGAGACCGATCGAGAGTTGGCGCTGTTCGACGGTGAACCAGTGTGGTCTCGGCTGCGCTATCTCGTGGTATCGGTGAAAAATGGAAAGGTCTCGTATTTCAGGGTATTCGGTTGGGACACCATCGAAAAGCAGTTTACGGCGGAGCCGTCCGCTGTCTTTGAACGAAAAGACCAGCCTCTCGTGTAGAGCTTCTTGAGGGAATGATACGTGATATGCGGGGCGTTCGAAACTGAGCCGGATGGTCGCGAGATGAATAGGAAGCCAAGGGCATGATGAATCTTGACGCCGGGCAGATTACGCTCATCGCGATCACGCTCTTTGCGGCTGCCGTCAATGGGGCGCTGGGATACGGGTTTTCATCGCTGACCGTCCCGGTTGCTCTCATCTTTTATTCCAACCGGATCTTAAATCCCGCCCTGGTGTTGGTAGAGGTGGCGCTCAACAGCTACGTACTGCTTGTCAATCGACGGAGCATCCCGAAGATCTGGAAGAGGGTGCTGCCGATCGTGTGCGGTCTCATTCCTGGCGTCATCGCGGGGAGCTATGCCCTCTCGATGGCAAGTCCGGAATGGCTGAAGCTGATCACGTATCTCATCGTGCTGCCGCTAATCCTGCTGCAGGCGGCAGGGGTAAGACGGCCGATCCGGTCTGAGCGGCTCATTGGCGTGCCGTTTGGCGCCGGTGTCGGCGTACTCTATTCGACAACCACCATCTCTGGTCCTCCGTTGGCGCTCCTTTTTAACAATCAGGGCTTTGTCAAAGGCGAGTTTCGAGCCGCCCTTGGCATGATCAGAATGGTCGAATCGACCGTCACAGCGACTGCGTATTATTACCTTGGAGTGTACACTGCGGGGAGCGTAGGACTCCTGTGGTCGATCGTGCCGAGCGTGGCGATAGGGATCCCGCTGGGGGCCTACGTCATCAGCCAGATGAATGCTGAAACATTTCGCAGAATCTGTATGAGCTTTGACGCCTGGGTAGTGGGCTTCGGCTTATCCAAGGTGCTGATCGATCTGAAATTGACGACCAGCCCGAGTGGTTACATTGTCTGGCTGGCCGTTATCGTGACTGATCTGACGTTACTCTACGGCTTCTTTACGAGGCAGCCTGAGATCCCGGTGGCCGCCTTGGCGGTCGATGTCCCTGACGGTAGTCCCAGGCTCATACCGCAGAAAACTCCGGCTGTGACCCCGGATGATCTGGCTACGTAAGTCTATTTCTAGGCCGTTGGCGGGCGATGAATGATGGAGAGGGTAATCATGAATAATGCGAGCGAACCGGTGGACGCTGAGCAGCCGGCAAACGTTTTAACTCCGACTAATGGACGGATCAATCAAGAAAAGGCGCAGTCCGCGAACGGGTCGTCCTGGGCCAGTGAGGAGGACATCGACACCTTCGATCAGTTTGTCCGGAGATTTTGGAAGGGGGAGATCTCCCCGGACGAATTCAAGCGGTTCCGCCTGCAGAACGGGATCTATGGACAGCGGCAGGAAGGGGAGCAGATGTTTCGGATCAAGATCCCGTGGGGCGGCCTCAGTGCGGCTCAATTGGAGTTACTCGCCGAGTTGGCGGCGAAGGCTCCGAATGGGGTAGCCCACGTCACGACCCGCCAGAACATCCAGCTTCACTTCATCAAGCTCGAGCAGGTAACAGGACTGATGAGGAGCCTGGCCTCGGTCGGCCTGACGACCAGAGAGGCCTGCGGCAACACCGTTCGCAACGTCACGGTCGGGCACTGCGCCGGGGTCTGTCCTCAGGAACTGTTTGACGTGACCCCGTATGCTGAGACGATTGCGCGATTTCTCCTGCGCAATCCGATGAACCAGAACCTGCCCAGGAAGTTTAAGATCTCATTCTCCGGTTGCCCCGACGACCTTGGCCTCAGTCCCATGCAGGACATCGGCGCCTGCGCCGCGCTGCGATCTGCGGAGGGTAAGGAGGAGCGCGGATTTCAGCTCTATGTCGGGGGCGGATTGGGTCCCATACCACGCATCGCGGAGTTGCTTGAGGAGTTTACGTCGGCGGATCGGCTCCTTCCGACAGTTGCTGCCGTCGTACGCGTATTCGACCGCCTCGGTAATCGCGACGATCGGCACAAGGCCAGGATGAAGTTTGTACTGAACAAGTTGGGGATCGAGACGTTTCGGGCGTTGGTGTTTCAGGAGCGGACCGGCCTCGAATCCACAATGGCCGGGCAGTTCCCTCCTATTGTCATGTGGGAGAAGGTCCCGCTTCATCAGGCGCCGTCCGGTTCGACGGGCGCCCCCGTAGAGCCTGACGATTCTGCCTACCGACGGTGGAGGACTACCAATGTTCTGCAACAGAAGCAGGCCGGGTATACCATGGTCTGTATTCGCCTTGAACTGGGTGACATCACCTCAGCGCAGCTCCGAACCCTCGCCTTTGCGGCGCGCGAGTTCGGCGATGGTGCCGTCCGCAGCACGAACCAGCAGAACTTCGCTCTCAGGTGGGTTCCGTCCGGGCGCCTGCCTGCGCTCTATCGGGTACTGAGCGCCGTCGGTCTGGCTGCTCCCGCGGCCGAACGGTTGGCTGATGTGACTGCCTGCCCAGGCGCCGATACCTGCCAACTCGGAATCACCTCCTCCCGCGGCCTGGGCGCCGCTCTGGGAGCGCTTTGCGATGATGAACTGAAGGGTCTGGCGGATGAGACGGGGATTCGGATCAAGATCTCCGCCTGTCCAAACTCTTGTGGTCAGCATCATCTTGCAGACATCGGACTGTATGGCGGCGCCAAAAAGTTCAACGGTCAACAGGTGCCGACCTACGAGATGTTGCTGGGCGCGAGGTTGACGCCTGGCCAGGCGAGCTATGCCAAACCGGTAGCGCGGATTCCGGCAAAGAATGTTCCGGGCGCGGTGGAGGCGGTCCTCCTGCACTATCAGAAAGAGCGACAGGATGGGGAGTCGTTCGGCAGCTTTTTGGATCGGCGTGGGTTGGAGTCCGCAAAGACGGTTCTGGCGCCGTTCACAGAGCTGCCGCCGGCCTCCGAGGCGCCGGATCAGTATCTTGACTACAATGCTGAAGAGGCGTTTTCCATTCATGTTGGTCCCGGCGAGTGCGCCTCGTAGTGGTTGGATGAAGCTGAGCGCTGTTTGCTGAACGCTTTTTTCAAGAGCATAAGAGGAGAGAGCATGCGAAGACAGATCGTCACGCCGGTCCTGTGGATAGTTGGACTGGCGTTAGCAGCAGGAGTCGCGTGGATTGACCAGGCGTGGGCGTACGAAGCCTGGGTCACGAATCAGGAAGATCATACCGTTATCGTGATCGATACCGAGACGAACAAGGTGATTGATACGATTACGCCAGGCGGTAAGAAGCCGCATAATGTTGCTTTCTCGCCGGATGGCGTCCATGCCTTTATCGCGAACGCCGCATCCAACGATGTGAGCATGGTCGACGTAAAGACGAGGAAGCTGGTTGCCACACTGCCTGCGGGAATCAGAGCCCATGGTCCGGCGGTCTCTCCGGATGGGCGGCAGCTCTGGGTGGCGAACCCGGGATCCAATGACGTGACGGTCATTGATCTGGAGGGGCGACACACGATCGATACGATCGCGGTAGGAAAGGCTCCCGCACTTATCGTCTTCGACCCGAAGGGCGTACGGGCCTATGTCAGCAACGGGGGCTCTGGAGATCTGTCGGTGATCGACGTGAAGAGTCGAAAGATCGTCACGACGATCGAAGCCGGTCGAGGCGCCATGGGGACCGACGTGACCTGGGACGGCAAACTCCTGTTGGTCACAGCAGGAGATGTAGATCAAATCGACGTCATTCATCTCGTGAATCATCAGGTTGCGGCACGGATTCCCCGCGATGGCGAGCCTCATGGCCTGGTGATCTCGCCTGACGGCAAGCGGGCGTATGTGGCCAATCGTAAGGCTAATGTCGTGTCGGTCATTGACTGCAAGGCGTTGAAGATCGTCAAAGATATTCCGGCAGGCAAGCGGATCGACATCGTGACGATCACGCCTGACGGCCGTCGGCTCTACGTGACCAGCCGTGACACAAACAGTGTCATTGTCATCGATACATTGACGGATAAGATTGTCGCTGAGATCCCGACAGGAAAAGATCCGCATGGGATCGCCATACTCCCTGCGAGTCATCACTAAACTATACGTGTATCAGTCGATTGCAACACCTTATGCAGTGATGGGCATGAAAGTCCGAGGGGGACTCCCGCGTCGCGTTGTCATTGCGAGCGACCAACGGGAGCGCGGCAATCTTACCGTCGTAGTCCTAAAAGACTGTGGGATTGCTTCGGCTTCGCCTCGCAATGACATGGGAGACTTTCGAAGTAATGATATGGTCGTAATCGGGCGTAGAACTGCGTGAACCGTGTATGCATTCATGTGTTCCAACAAGGAGGAATGATGGCAGGAGAATCGGGAGTGCAGAGTGTGAATCAAGGAAGTGGAACGTTGTCTGCGGAGGAGGTGGCTGAGCTGAATCGACGACTTCGCGGCGCCACGCCGGAGGCCGTGCTTCGATGGGCGATCGATACGTTCGCCCCGAAACTGGCGCTCGCCAGCAGTTTTGGGGCTGAAGATATGGTGTTGATCGATATGCTGTCGAAGCTTCAGCCACCGATTACGATCTTTACCCTGGACACCGGACGGCTGCATGAAGAGACGTACGACGTAATGGAGCGGACCCGGGAACGGTACAAGGTGACGATTGAGAGCTATTTTCCGGGGCGAGACGCCGTAGAGGCGTTGGAGCGAGAGCGCGGGTTTTATTCCTTCCGGCAGAGTGTCGAAGATCGAAAGTTCTGTTGTCGCGTTCGAAAGGTGGAGCCGCTGGGCCGGGCGTTGAAGAGTGTTGACGCATGGATCACTGGGCTTCGGCGGGAGCAGGCGGCGACCCGCACCGCGATCGACATCGTGGAAATCGATGCGAGCCATGGCTCAATCCTCAAGATCAACCCTCTCGTCGAGTGGACCGAGCCGCAGGTCTGGGCATATATCCGCGAGCACGATGTGCCCTATAACGCCCTCCATGATCAGGGATTCCCCAGCATCGGTTGCTCACCATGCACGCGGGCTATCAAGCCTGGTGAAGATGTGCGGGCGGGACGATGGTGGTGGGAAAACCCCGAGACCAAGGAGTGCGGGTTACATCTCGACAGCCGGCATGGCGATCACGGTAAAAGCAGCTAAGGCGAGGGGTCGATCTTAACGGGAGAGCAAATAATGGCGGAATCGAAAGAACTAACGGAGAATGAGGCGCTGACGCCGATCCTTCCGCATGGCGGGCGGCTCGTCTCGCGGGTACTGACAGGAGAGGCCAGGGCCGACGCGATCGGCAGAGCGCGAGATCTTCCGATGATCTCGTTGAACGCGAGGGCCATCTCGGACGTGGAATGCCTGGCCACCGGTGTGTTCAGTCCGCTCGAAGGGTTTATGAATCGAGCCGACTATGAGGGCGTAGTCCATGAAATGCGCCTGAAGAGCGGCATACTATGGACGTTGCCGATCACCTTGGCGGCGCCCAAGGATGATGTGGCTGGGCTCAAGCAGGGAGGCGAGGCGGCCTTACTCGGCTCGGACGGCGAACTGCTTGGTCTGCTTTCGGTGGAGGAGATTTTCCCTTATGATAAGCGAGCGGAGGCATGTCTGGTCTACAGCACCGAAGAGACGCGCCATCCGGGCGTCCAATACCTCTATCAGCGAGGCGATCTCCTGATAGGCGGTGCGGTCAGCCTGGTCCGGCCCCCGACGCTGCCTGGATTCGAAGACTATTACTACGTACCGACTGAGACGCGGCGGCAATTCAAGGAGCGCGGATGGCAGACCATCGTCGGGTTCCAGACTCGCAACCCGATTCATCGATCGCACGAATACATTCAAAAGTGCGCGTTGGAGTTGATGGACGGTCTGCTGATCCACCCGCTGGTCGGTCGGACCAAACTTGACGACATTCCATCGGAGATCCGCCTTCGTTGCTATCGCGCGCTTGAGGAACGTTACTTCCCGAAGGATCGCGTGATGCTGAGCGTGTTTCCCGGCGCGATGCGATATGCGGGCCCACGGGAGGCGGTCTTCCATGCTCTGGTCAGAAAGAATTACGGCTGCACCCACTTCATTGTTGGGCGGGATCCCGCTGGAGTCGGGGGCTACTACCATCCGTACGCAGCCCGTGACCTTTTCCTGCGGCTGAATCGCAATGAACTGGATATCACCCCGCTTTTCTTCGACGAGGCATTCTTCTGTCGTCGCTGCGATGGGATGGCGTCGGCCAAGACCTGCCCGCACGACGCTTCCGAGCGGGTTACGTTGAGCGGGACGCGCGTTCGCGAGCTCCTTCGGAGCGGCGAGCCGCTGCCGGAGGAGTTTACACGACCGGAGGTCTCGGAGATCCTGGCGGAATGGATGCAGGGAGTATAATCAGAACTTCGGCAGCCGGGTGGTAGGGTAGTCGGCGTCGAACCAGTGGCCCATACCGCCCGGCACGTTGCCGACCCTCGGGAAGTGGTGATGCAGCAGGATACTGGCCGCCGTGCTGCTGCGCAAGCCCTCCGCACAGATCAGGACGGTCTCTCTGTGCGGATCGAGTGAGCCGGCGTGCTGCCAGATCTCTCCAAGCGGGATGAGCAGTGACTCTTGGATGTGGCCCCACTCCCACTCGAAGGGCTCACGCACGTCTATCAGCACCAGCTCTTCGGTGGCAGCGTGTAATCGTTGCCGGAGCGCGGCGGCGGATATCGGTGGCAGTGTAGCAAGCGGGAGCCCCTCGGCGCACCACGTAGCGATCCCAGTTGTGACGATACCCAGAAGAGGATTTCGGTGTATACCGTACAGGGCGTCCCTGGCGGCCTCGGCAACAGTTGCCTCGTCAGAGAAGAGTATGGTTGAGGGACCGGGCGGGATCGCAGTTGCGATACGCTCGGCAAGACTCTTACGACTGAAAGCAACATTGACACTTCGCGGAATATGGCCTGAGGCAAACGCGTCGTGCGGGCGCAGATCGATCAGCAACACGCCGGTCTCTAATGCGGCCTTCATCTGATGCGGCGTCAATATCGGTATCTCGGTCGGCATTGCGGTAGAATTCTCCATAAAAGCTATATCCGGGGTAGGGATTGGACTTTACTGTCTACCTGAGACAGTTTATACTCCACCGGATGAAAAGCTCAAGCGGAATCTACGCGGTCGATCTTCGAGAGAGGCGATGACAAAAAAACGAGTGCACCTGACGTTCACCGGTAAGCTGACCGAGGAGCCGATCCTGTGGCAGTTGAGTCAGACATTCGATTTAGTGTTTAATATTCGTCAGGCTGATTTTACCGAAGGGATCGGGTGGATCATGGCTGAACTCGAGGGAGAGCCGCAGTCGCTTGAGAATGGGATCGAGTGGCTGGAGGCTCGCGGCGTCCATGTGGCGCCGATCGAGCAGGATATCGTCTCCTGAGTCGCGTGATTTGTGCTTGACAGGGGAAAGTCGTTTTGATTATATAACGAGCGTTGACCTTTTCATCCAGAGTGGCTGAGGGACTGGCCCTGCGAAGCCACGGCAACCGGTTTGCGGTTCACACCGGCAAACAGTGGTGCCAACTCCTACATCCCAGACACAGGGCGGGATGAGAGATGAGAAGGAAGCCGTCGACTTCGACAGCCCCTTCTCGCAGCCTTGAGAAGGGGCTTTTCATTTCACAAAAGGGGTCATACCATGCCGAAACGGATGATCACCCT
Encoded here:
- a CDS encoding putative permease (Evidence 3 : Function proposed based on presence of conserved amino acid motif, structural feature or limited homology), producing MNSTFRDILLARDFTLLRAYLLALLIQMVGVRAMATFGLFGLGITPFFWMATLFGGFVFGLGMALSGGCASGSTYRSGEGMVGSIIALLGFVFGITMTNDGVLEPVQATFRGWVVEIDGQPATLDRLLGVSPWILVVTCVTVGGWWLVKSPSGGYQRGWSWVRSGLTIGLIATAAWPISALTGREYGLSVTEPIRTISGFLFTGETDRLTWGSFMWVGLIAGAHVAARSHGEFAWRAPGAQRLLQALGGGLLMGMGAGIAGGCNIGHALTGVPLFGLSSMTATLSIMVGVWAGVYLLFGSVAFERGARSVQRA
- a CDS encoding exported protein of unknown function (Evidence 5 : No homology to any previously reported sequences); this translates as MRRQIVTPVLWIVGLALAAGVAWIDQAWAYEAWVTNQEDHTVIVIDTETNKVIDTITPGGKKPHNVAFSPDGVHAFIANAASNDVSMVDVKTRKLVATLPAGIRAHGPAVSPDGRQLWVANPGSNDVTVIDLEGRHTIDTIAVGKAPALIVFDPKGVRAYVSNGGSGDLSVIDVKSRKIVTTIEAGRGAMGTDVTWDGKLLLVTAGDVDQIDVIHLVNHQVAARIPRDGEPHGLVISPDGKRAYVANRKANVVSVIDCKALKIVKDIPAGKRIDIVTITPDGRRLYVTSRDTNSVIVIDTLTDKIVAEIPTGKDPHGIAILPASHH
- a CDS encoding putative Sulfite/ferredoxin reductase (cysI) (Evidence 3 : Function proposed based on presence of conserved amino acid motif, structural feature or limited homology; Product type e : enzyme); this translates as MNNASEPVDAEQPANVLTPTNGRINQEKAQSANGSSWASEEDIDTFDQFVRRFWKGEISPDEFKRFRLQNGIYGQRQEGEQMFRIKIPWGGLSAAQLELLAELAAKAPNGVAHVTTRQNIQLHFIKLEQVTGLMRSLASVGLTTREACGNTVRNVTVGHCAGVCPQELFDVTPYAETIARFLLRNPMNQNLPRKFKISFSGCPDDLGLSPMQDIGACAALRSAEGKEERGFQLYVGGGLGPIPRIAELLEEFTSADRLLPTVAAVVRVFDRLGNRDDRHKARMKFVLNKLGIETFRALVFQERTGLESTMAGQFPPIVMWEKVPLHQAPSGSTGAPVEPDDSAYRRWRTTNVLQQKQAGYTMVCIRLELGDITSAQLRTLAFAAREFGDGAVRSTNQQNFALRWVPSGRLPALYRVLSAVGLAAPAAERLADVTACPGADTCQLGITSSRGLGAALGALCDDELKGLADETGIRIKISACPNSCGQHHLADIGLYGGAKKFNGQQVPTYEMLLGARLTPGQASYAKPVARIPAKNVPGAVEAVLLHYQKERQDGESFGSFLDRRGLESAKTVLAPFTELPPASEAPDQYLDYNAEEAFSIHVGPGECAS
- a CDS encoding protein of unknown function (Evidence 5 : No homology to any previously reported sequences); the protein is MPTEIPILTPHQMKAALETGVLLIDLRPHDAFASGHIPRSVNVAFSRKSLAERIATAIPPGPSTILFSDEATVAEAARDALYGIHRNPLLGIVTTGIATWCAEGLPLATLPPISAAALRQRLHAATEELVLIDVREPFEWEWGHIQESLLIPLGEIWQHAGSLDPHRETVLICAEGLRSSTAASILLHHHFPRVGNVPGGMGHWFDADYPTTRLPKF
- the cysH gene encoding phosphoadenosine phosphosulfate reductase(PAPS reductase, thioredoxin dependent) (PAdoPS reductase) (3'-phosphoadenylylsulfate reductase) (PAPS sulfotransferase) (Evidence 2b : Function of strongly homologous gene; Product type e : enzyme), which produces MAGESGVQSVNQGSGTLSAEEVAELNRRLRGATPEAVLRWAIDTFAPKLALASSFGAEDMVLIDMLSKLQPPITIFTLDTGRLHEETYDVMERTRERYKVTIESYFPGRDAVEALERERGFYSFRQSVEDRKFCCRVRKVEPLGRALKSVDAWITGLRREQAATRTAIDIVEIDASHGSILKINPLVEWTEPQVWAYIREHDVPYNALHDQGFPSIGCSPCTRAIKPGEDVRAGRWWWENPETKECGLHLDSRHGDHGKSS
- the cysK gene encoding pyridoxal-phosphate (PLP) dependent enzymes family; subunit of cysteine synthase A (O-acetylserine sulfhydrolase A) (Evidence 2b : Function of strongly homologous gene; PubMedId : 7610184, 8082776; Product type e : enzyme); protein product: MKSEDILDAIGNTPLVELPRMSPKKGVRIFAKLEGTNPTGSLKDRIVKYMIEQAERSGELTKDKTILEPTSGNTGIALAMIGRRKGYKVKVVIPENATPERRQLLEIFGAELIYSDGTKGSNGAIELAQKLVTEDPTLYMPFQYGNPANPMAHYETTGKEILNDLPEVDVFVAGLGTGGTLMGVGRRLKEHDPKTKVIAVEPNPGDLVQGLRSLDEGFIPPILDTSLLDGKIMVDSRCAFAATRDLTNKEGIFAGVSSGAVVHVAIRTAHRMEKGNIVVILCDTGWKYISLGVWHKEFPELGENMYSHLWW
- the sat gene encoding Sulfate adenylyltransferase (Sulfate adenylate transferase) (SAT) (ATP-sulfurylase) yields the protein MAESKELTENEALTPILPHGGRLVSRVLTGEARADAIGRARDLPMISLNARAISDVECLATGVFSPLEGFMNRADYEGVVHEMRLKSGILWTLPITLAAPKDDVAGLKQGGEAALLGSDGELLGLLSVEEIFPYDKRAEACLVYSTEETRHPGVQYLYQRGDLLIGGAVSLVRPPTLPGFEDYYYVPTETRRQFKERGWQTIVGFQTRNPIHRSHEYIQKCALELMDGLLIHPLVGRTKLDDIPSEIRLRCYRALEERYFPKDRVMLSVFPGAMRYAGPREAVFHALVRKNYGCTHFIVGRDPAGVGGYYHPYAARDLFLRLNRNELDITPLFFDEAFFCRRCDGMASAKTCPHDASERVTLSGTRVRELLRSGEPLPEEFTRPEVSEILAEWMQGV
- a CDS encoding conserved protein of unknown function (Evidence 4 : Homologs of previously reported genes of unknown function) codes for the protein MTKKRVHLTFTGKLTEEPILWQLSQTFDLVFNIRQADFTEGIGWIMAELEGEPQSLENGIEWLEARGVHVAPIEQDIVS
- a CDS encoding conserved membrane protein of unknown function (Evidence 4 : Homologs of previously reported genes of unknown function); its protein translation is MMNLDAGQITLIAITLFAAAVNGALGYGFSSLTVPVALIFYSNRILNPALVLVEVALNSYVLLVNRRSIPKIWKRVLPIVCGLIPGVIAGSYALSMASPEWLKLITYLIVLPLILLQAAGVRRPIRSERLIGVPFGAGVGVLYSTTTISGPPLALLFNNQGFVKGEFRAALGMIRMVESTVTATAYYYLGVYTAGSVGLLWSIVPSVAIGIPLGAYVISQMNAETFRRICMSFDAWVVGFGLSKVLIDLKLTTSPSGYIVWLAVIVTDLTLLYGFFTRQPEIPVAALAVDVPDGSPRLIPQKTPAVTPDDLAT
- a CDS encoding SirA family protein, encoding MVEKAMAKYSLDVTGEICPYPLMLTKQKMGALASGDQLAVMVDYAKSVEDIPRWAKEEGYSVLAVLEVGRTQWEIVLEKA
- a CDS encoding conserved protein of unknown function (Evidence 4 : Homologs of previously reported genes of unknown function) → MMSGAPEQTVESLDLKGEVCPYTFVKTKLALEELQSGQVLRVIVDNPGSAANVPRSLHSEGHVVVDVTQLNDTDWAITVKKA
- a CDS encoding putative Mov34/MPN/PAD-1 family protein (Evidence 3 : Function proposed based on presence of conserved amino acid motif, structural feature or limited homology); its protein translation is MVLTERELNEIFAHAEEAFPEEACGIVIGKPGDPNTNLVRRCGNLANQYHLDDPTRNPRDAKTAYIMDPKDLLRVQSEADAKGFEFVVLYHSHPDHEAYFSETDRELALFDGEPVWSRLRYLVVSVKNGKVSYFRVFGWDTIEKQFTAEPSAVFERKDQPLV
- a CDS encoding protein of unknown function (Evidence 5 : No homology to any previously reported sequences), encoding MSLRSRQEKIRMGSPYSLRVITKLYVYQSIATPYAVMGMKVRGGLPRRVVIASDQRERGNLTVVVLKDCGIASASPRNDMGDFRSNDMVVIGRRTA